A stretch of Plasmodium vinckei vinckei genome assembly, chromosome: PVVCY_05 DNA encodes these proteins:
- a CDS encoding cytochrome c oxidase copper chaperone, putative: MGSSLTTLNATDESKTGVNKKKICCVCLDTKKLRDECIVKLGEKKCKKFIDDHNQCLRNEGFYTPYKNAINYLFYSVYLKKKKKKKKK, from the exons ATGGGATCTTCTTTAACTACATTAAATGCAACTGATGAAAGTAAAACGGGTGtaaacaaaaagaaaatatgttGCGTATGCTTagatacaaaaaaattaagagaTGAATGTATTGTTAAATtaggagaaaaaaaatgcaagaAATTTATTGATGATCATAATCAATGCTTACGAAATGAAGG ATTTTATACTCCCTATAAAAATGCTatcaattatttattttattctgtatatttaaaaaaaaaaaaaaaaaaaaaaaaaaaatag